A genomic region of Acidimicrobiia bacterium contains the following coding sequences:
- a CDS encoding calcium/sodium antiporter: protein MDVTQLLSFLGGLALLVVGAELLVRGASRLAVSFGISPLVVGLTVVAFGTSSPEFAVSLGSALGGDADIALGNVIGSNIFNVLFILGVSALIVPLVVKSQLVRFDVPVMVGASVLLVVLCLDGRLGRFDGIVLFGLLIVYLVVLVRKSRRETTEGTADFEAEYSETRPGSLVNGVLILVGLGMLVVGSNLLLDAAVAFAEQLGVSDLVIGLTLVAAGTSLPEVATSVLAAVRGERDIAVGNVVGSNVFNILGVLGASAVAAPDGVQVAEGAIVFDLPVMLAVIVACLPIFLTGHLIARWEGTVFVGYYVAYTAYLILAATEHDALSPFSRVMLWFVIPLTIVTIVTSVVQARRSPA from the coding sequence ATGGACGTGACCCAGCTTTTGTCGTTCCTCGGCGGCCTTGCCCTGCTGGTGGTAGGCGCCGAGCTGCTGGTGAGAGGTGCCTCGCGGCTGGCCGTGTCGTTCGGGATCTCGCCGCTCGTGGTGGGGTTGACCGTGGTGGCGTTCGGTACCAGCTCCCCTGAGTTTGCGGTGAGCCTCGGCTCGGCGCTGGGAGGCGATGCCGACATCGCCCTCGGCAACGTGATCGGTTCCAACATCTTCAATGTCCTGTTCATACTGGGCGTGTCGGCGTTGATCGTGCCGTTGGTCGTGAAATCGCAGCTGGTGCGTTTCGACGTCCCGGTCATGGTCGGTGCCTCGGTGCTGCTGGTCGTCCTCTGCCTCGACGGGCGGCTCGGGCGTTTCGACGGCATCGTCTTGTTCGGGCTCCTGATCGTCTACCTGGTGGTCCTGGTCCGCAAGAGCCGGCGCGAGACGACCGAAGGGACCGCCGACTTCGAAGCCGAGTACTCCGAGACCCGGCCCGGTTCCCTGGTCAATGGGGTCCTGATCCTGGTCGGTCTGGGGATGCTGGTGGTCGGGTCGAACCTGTTACTTGACGCCGCCGTCGCCTTCGCCGAACAGTTGGGGGTGAGCGACCTGGTGATCGGCCTCACCCTGGTCGCGGCCGGAACCTCACTTCCCGAGGTTGCCACATCGGTCCTCGCCGCAGTTCGCGGTGAGCGGGACATCGCGGTGGGAAACGTGGTGGGGTCGAACGTGTTCAACATTTTGGGGGTGCTCGGCGCCAGCGCCGTCGCGGCTCCTGACGGGGTCCAGGTAGCCGAGGGGGCGATCGTCTTCGACCTGCCGGTGATGCTGGCGGTGATAGTGGCCTGTCTTCCCATCTTTCTCACCGGGCACCTGATAGCCCGCTGGGAGGGGACGGTCTTCGTCGGGTACTACGTCGCGTATACCGCCTACCTGATCCTGGCCGCCACCGAGCACGACGCCCTCAGCCCATTCTCCCGAGTG